The Bacteroides fragilis NCTC 9343 genome includes the window ATCTTGTAGAGAGCAGAAAGTTTCATAATAATCGGTTTTTCTCTGTTGTGGGTGCAAAATTACATTTTCTATTTCAGATTATCATTAAACAAGAAAGAATTTCGCTTGGTATAGGAAATGACAAGCATTACGATGCTGATGCATAGATTGAATACAAAAGCAAACTGCTGAGATTTGATGTGGAATACAGTCGACTGGAAGAAGTCGATAATGAAGGGACATAGCAGGATGGCAAGATAGTTCATCGCCATTACGAATGCCAGTGCCAGTGTCACTTTGCGTGAAATAGCCGTATGGGTTGTCTGGTTGTAGACAACAGGTTGGATAACTCCGTACCCCAGCCCGACCAGGATACATCCCGGAGCTATCACCCATTCTTTGGGTGAGATCCAGATCAGTGCCAGTCCGATGCCGATACTCAAAAAACTGTAGAACTTTGTTTTCTCTTTCAGAGTGCCTACGATCCGGTTCAGAAAAAAACCGGGAGTCATGATAGCCAGAAAGAAGAGAGAAATCATAATACCGGAGTTACCACTGGTGAAATGATATTCTTCCATCAGGAATGGCAGGTTGAAACTGACTACCAGTACCAGAAAGGTAGCCAGTCCGTAAACACCCATAATGCCTGCAAGATGGCGAACGTGAATGCCGTATTTGCTGTTACCGGTATCTACATCTTCTTCTTTGTCTGCCGGGGCTTTGTCGTTGGTAAGCGAGGTACTGCCTTCGCTTGCCATGCTGCGTTGCAGATATACCGAGAGTACGAGTGAAATGATTGGAAGCAGATAGACGACGAATGGGAGATGCCAGTTGACTTCAGCGAGGTATCCGGTTACTGCCGTAGCTACTACCAGTGTTATGTTGGTGATGGCCGAACTTAATCCGAACTGTTTCACACGGTATGAACCTACGAAGTATTTGGAGATTAATCCGGTGGATAGCGGGACGATCAGTCCGGAGCCTACTCCCAGTAAGGCACTCACGGCAATCAGTTGCCACATCTGTCCCGACAGCAGGTAGAGCACTCCGCTTAGAGCAAAGATGGCAAGTCCGGCTTGGAGCAGACGGATGAAATTGACCCGTTCCGTCAGTTTACCTGCCAAAAGGATAAATGGGATAATCAATAGTGAAGGCAGAGACGAAAGCATTTGTATGTCCAGTTCGGTGGAGTGTGGAAAGATGGCGGAGAGCTTCCCCAGAATAGGAGAAACCGCCAGCCCCGGTAGGGCATTCAAGGCCGAGATAGACCAGATGCCGATGAGGGTAATAAGGGGAATAGTCCCATGGCCAGTTTGAATACGCATAGTTATATAGGTATTATAAAGTTTAGGTGTGTGAAGAACAAACGATCCGTTAGAATGTTCGGCACACAAGCAGCAGAAAGTGTGTTGGGATATCTTCCTATTAGGGCTGGAGATAACTTATTAACTTTTCCGTCGCCCCCCTTTTTAATAAACCCCAAATAATGTAAAACCGAAGAACTTTCATATCCTCTCACTGTTGTTGTGGGAAATTCGACGGGGAAAATCCCCATCGCCTAAACCTAATTAAAAATAAGAGTAATTATGGAAGATTTAAATTTCAGAAAAGGTGATGCTAAAACAGAAGCATTTGGTTCAAACAGAATGTTACAACCCTCTCCGGTAGAGAAAATACCTGATGGTCCTACTACTCCGGAAATCGCCTATCAGATGGTGAAGGACGAAACTTTTGCTCAAACTCAGCCCCGTCTGAATCTTGCTACATTCGTGACTACTTATATGGATGATTATGCAACGAAGCTGATGAACGAAGCTATCAATATCAACTACATTGATGAGACAGAATATCCTCGCATTGCTGTGATGAACGGTAAATGTATCAATATCGTTGCTAATTTGTGGAACTCTCCGGAAAAAGATACCTGGAAAACCGGTGCATTGGCTATCGGTTCTTCAGAAGCTTGTATGTTGGGTGGTGTAGCTGCCTGGTTGCGTTGGCGCAAAAAACGTCAGGCCCAGGGTAAACCATTTGATAAACCTAACTTTGTCATTTCAACCGGTTTCCAGGTTGTTTGGGAAAAATTTGCTCAGTTGTGGCAGATTGAGATGCGTCAGGTGCCTTTGACGCTGGACAAGACCACACTTGACCCGGAAGAAGCCCTGAAGATGTGTGATGAAAATACAATCTGTGTAGTTCCAATCCAAGGGGTTACATGGACCGGTCTGAACGATGATGTTGAAGCCCTTGACAAAGCCCTCGATGCGTATAACGCTAAAACCGGTTATGATATTCCTATTCACGTAGACGCTGCCAGCGGTGGTTTCATCCTGCCGTTCCTGTATCCTGATACCAAATGGGACTTCCGTCTGAAATGGGTTCTTTCCATCAGTGTATCCGGCCATAAGTTCGGTCTCGTATATCCGGGTTTGGGTTGGGTTGTCTGGAAAGGCAAAGAATATCTGCCCGAAGAAATGGCTTTCAGCGTAAACTACTTAGGAGCTAACATTACTCAGGTAGGTTTGAACTTCTCTCGTCCTGCAGCTCAGATTTTGGGACAATATTATCAATTTATTCGTTTAGGATTCCAGGGATACAAGGAAGTACAATACAACTCTTTGCAGATTGCCAAATACATCCACAGCCAGATTGCTAAGATGACTCCGTTCGTCAACTACTCGGAAGATGTAGTAAACCCGTTGTTCATTTGGTACATGAAGCCGGAATATGCAAAGAACGCCAAATGGACTCTTTACGATTTGCAGGATAAGCTGGCTCAGCATGGCTGGATGGTTCCGGCATATACATTGCCTGCCAAGCTGCAAGATTATGTGGTTATGCGTGTCGTTGTCCGTCAGGGATTCAGTCGTGATATGGCCGACATGTTGCTGGGCGACATTAAGAATGCTATTGCCGAACTGGAAAAACTGGAATACCCGACATCCACTCGTATTGCCCAGGAGAAGAATCTGCCGGTAGAAGCCAAAGTATTTAACCATACCGGTAAACCACAAGCTGCCAAGAAATAAATAATATGAATTAGTATGGACAAAAAAATATCTATTTCCCAAATAAAAGAGGTTGTGCAGCAGGCCTACGAACAGGTAAAAGGTAATACAGGCGGTAAGAATGCCGATTATATTCCTTATCTGGCCAATATAGACAAAAACCTTTTTGGTATCAGTGTCTGCCTGCTGAACGGTCAGACCATTACCGTGGGTGACTTTGATTATCGTTTCGGTATTGAATCCGTATCTAAAGTGCATACAGCCATTCTGATTCTCCGCCAATACGGGGCACAGAAAGTGCTTGAGATGATCGGTGCGGATGCTACCGGACTTCCTTTTAACTCTATCATTGCCATCTTGTTGGAGAATGACCATCCGTCTACTCCGTTGGTAAATGCCGGAGCCATCTCGGCTTGTTCCATGGTGACTCCGATTGGTAATTCAGATAAGAAATGGGACGCTATCGTACAGAACATTACCGATCTTTGCGGTTCTGCTCCACAGTTGATCGAAGAACTCTATAAGTCGGAGACAGCTACCAATTTCAATAACCGTTCTATTGCCTGGTTACTGAAGAACTATAATCGTATCTATGACGATCCCAATATGTCACTGGACCTTTATACTCGCCAGTGCTCTTTGGGGGTAACTGCACAGATGTTGTCGGTGGCTGCCGGTACGGTTGCCAATGGCGGTGTGAATCCTGTGACTAAAAAGCAGGTGTTCGATGCCGAACTGACTCCTAAAATCACATCTATGATTGCTACCGTAGGCTTCTACGAACATTCGGGCGACTGGATGTATACTTCAGGTATTCCTGCCAAGACCGGTGTAGGTGGTGGTGTGATGGGAGTATTGCCGGGTGTATTCGGTGTATCTGCCTTTGCTCCTCCTTTGGATGGCTCGGGCAACTCGGTGAAAGCACAGTTGGCCATTAAGTACATCATGAACAAATTGGGATTGAATGTATTCAATGGTGCGAGAGTGACCATCGTCGATTAGAAGTAGCGGTAACGCTTTACCGTTTTTTTGTTTAGGTTGCTCCGAGGGCGGTTTCCGCCTGAGGGGCAACCTTTTTGGGGTATTATCAGTCTGCTTTTATCAGCGGCAATGTAAGTATGAAGCGGCATCCCTTGGTATAAGTCTTATCTATGATGAGGCTACCTCCTAGCTTTTCGGCAATAATCCGACAGATGGGAAGCCCTAACCCTGTTCCTTGCGAAAAATCGTTCAGCTTGGCAAAACGTTCGAATACATACTCTTGTTGCTCCACTGGGATACCTTTCCCTGTATCGGTAACGGTATATACAATCTGTTTTTCTGTGGGCGAGATGGTGTAAGCCAGCGTGATATTCCCCTTGTCAGTGAATTTAATTGCGTTGTGTAGCAAGTGGGTCAGTATCTGCGCTACCCTTTCCGGGTTGGTCAATATCATAAGTGGTCCGCATGACGGTTCGAAACGGAGTGATACCTCTTTCTTTATACTGTTCCGGGTTCGTTCGATGCTGAGCAGGCAACAATTGTTGATGTCTTCGGGCTTATCGTAGGGCAATATTTCCGACTGGTCTAGGTAAGAGATGTCGAGTACGTCATTGATCAGCCGCAGTAAATTGCTGCTGCTGATTTCGATGATCGAGGCGAACTCTCTGATTTCATCATTATCTTCTTCTTTGAAATAGTTGCTCAGTACCTGAGAGAATCCGACGATTGAATTAAGAGGAGTGCGAATTTCGTGTGACATACTCTGGATAAAAGTTGTTTTCATCCGGCTTGCGTTTTCCGCCTGTTCTTTGGCTTTGCGTAATTCTTCTCCGTTTTCTACCAATTCTTTGTTCTGCTGTATCACTTTGGCTTCCGATCTCTTCAGTTTTTTATTCAACTTTGAGATGTGGAAAAGTAACATCGTTCCTGCCACCAGAATAATGACCAGCGAGACAAGTGCGATATTGATTTTCTGCAATTTTTCTTCCTGCATGTGCAGCAGTAGTTCATTTTTTTCTTTGTGTAGCTGTTCTACTTCCATAATGGTATAGAACTCGTTGGTTGAGTTTTGTATTTCCTGGCTTCGGATGGAGTCTGTTGCCAGGATATAATCCCGATAATATTGGGCAGCCCGGGCCTTCTGGTTCATTTCCCAATAGATGTCGCCTTGTTTCTGGGTGAGTGTATAGTCCAGGTATTTGTTAATGCTCGATGAATCATTCTTGATCTCTTCTATCACGTCAAGTGCTTTCCGGTACTGTCCGGTGTTCCGGTAGTATTCTATTTGTATATAGAATAATCCGCTTTTATAGAGTGTGAGTGATTTATCTTTTTCGAACAATTGCTCCAACTCCACAAGTGTTTTCCGGGCTTTTTCGTATTCTTTTGTTTCCAGATAATATAGAATATAGGCTTTCTGTACAGTGAATATCTGATATGAACTCCTGGTACATTTCGATCCTTTTTCCAGTGCTTTCAGCGCTTCGTCGGGGCGGTGCATTTCAAGAGCGCATTGGGCGAGTGAAGCATATTGAGTGGGCAGATTGATATCTTCTATTTCATTTTCTTCAATCAAGGCTATTTGTTTCCGGAAGTTTTCATAAGCCAGTTTAGGATTCGATTGAGTCATGTAGACCGTCCCCAATGTACGGTAACATTGTACGATTCCGGGAATGAAATTATCAGCCTCC containing:
- a CDS encoding MFS transporter, with translation MRIQTGHGTIPLITLIGIWSISALNALPGLAVSPILGKLSAIFPHSTELDIQMLSSLPSLLIIPFILLAGKLTERVNFIRLLQAGLAIFALSGVLYLLSGQMWQLIAVSALLGVGSGLIVPLSTGLISKYFVGSYRVKQFGLSSAITNITLVVATAVTGYLAEVNWHLPFVVYLLPIISLVLSVYLQRSMASEGSTSLTNDKAPADKEEDVDTGNSKYGIHVRHLAGIMGVYGLATFLVLVVSFNLPFLMEEYHFTSGNSGIMISLFFLAIMTPGFFLNRIVGTLKEKTKFYSFLSIGIGLALIWISPKEWVIAPGCILVGLGYGVIQPVVYNQTTHTAISRKVTLALAFVMAMNYLAILLCPFIIDFFQSTVFHIKSQQFAFVFNLCISIVMLVISYTKRNSFLFNDNLK
- a CDS encoding glutamate decarboxylase, yielding MEDLNFRKGDAKTEAFGSNRMLQPSPVEKIPDGPTTPEIAYQMVKDETFAQTQPRLNLATFVTTYMDDYATKLMNEAININYIDETEYPRIAVMNGKCINIVANLWNSPEKDTWKTGALAIGSSEACMLGGVAAWLRWRKKRQAQGKPFDKPNFVISTGFQVVWEKFAQLWQIEMRQVPLTLDKTTLDPEEALKMCDENTICVVPIQGVTWTGLNDDVEALDKALDAYNAKTGYDIPIHVDAASGGFILPFLYPDTKWDFRLKWVLSISVSGHKFGLVYPGLGWVVWKGKEYLPEEMAFSVNYLGANITQVGLNFSRPAAQILGQYYQFIRLGFQGYKEVQYNSLQIAKYIHSQIAKMTPFVNYSEDVVNPLFIWYMKPEYAKNAKWTLYDLQDKLAQHGWMVPAYTLPAKLQDYVVMRVVVRQGFSRDMADMLLGDIKNAIAELEKLEYPTSTRIAQEKNLPVEAKVFNHTGKPQAAKK
- the glsA gene encoding glutaminase A — protein: MDKKISISQIKEVVQQAYEQVKGNTGGKNADYIPYLANIDKNLFGISVCLLNGQTITVGDFDYRFGIESVSKVHTAILILRQYGAQKVLEMIGADATGLPFNSIIAILLENDHPSTPLVNAGAISACSMVTPIGNSDKKWDAIVQNITDLCGSAPQLIEELYKSETATNFNNRSIAWLLKNYNRIYDDPNMSLDLYTRQCSLGVTAQMLSVAAGTVANGGVNPVTKKQVFDAELTPKITSMIATVGFYEHSGDWMYTSGIPAKTGVGGGVMGVLPGVFGVSAFAPPLDGSGNSVKAQLAIKYIMNKLGLNVFNGARVTIVD
- a CDS encoding ATP-binding protein, which gives rise to MSSKPYRHFIALLLVLFCSRFEAQAEDLFAKTDSTLQQYLIRCKAQIKDPDFLQTNDTLTRMAQEKNDKRMQVIAVALKLDYYYYQNNPDSILVMVDRVKKISRRNNELKYFYFAWGSRLIIYYIKQHQTNTAIYEARKMLQSAEADNFIPGIVQCYRTLGTVYMTQSNPKLAYENFRKQIALIEENEIEDINLPTQYASLAQCALEMHRPDEALKALEKGSKCTRSSYQIFTVQKAYILYYLETKEYEKARKTLVELEQLFEKDKSLTLYKSGLFYIQIEYYRNTGQYRKALDVIEEIKNDSSSINKYLDYTLTQKQGDIYWEMNQKARAAQYYRDYILATDSIRSQEIQNSTNEFYTIMEVEQLHKEKNELLLHMQEEKLQKINIALVSLVIILVAGTMLLFHISKLNKKLKRSEAKVIQQNKELVENGEELRKAKEQAENASRMKTTFIQSMSHEIRTPLNSIVGFSQVLSNYFKEEDNDEIREFASIIEISSSNLLRLINDVLDISYLDQSEILPYDKPEDINNCCLLSIERTRNSIKKEVSLRFEPSCGPLMILTNPERVAQILTHLLHNAIKFTDKGNITLAYTISPTEKQIVYTVTDTGKGIPVEQQEYVFERFAKLNDFSQGTGLGLPICRIIAEKLGGSLIIDKTYTKGCRFILTLPLIKAD